A single Pseudomonas putida DNA region contains:
- a CDS encoding glycosyltransferase encodes MDRQQPPFVAPGYLRASASFFGWACLAGLIALASEMVAPQYLDPDHHLFIFIIGTLGMWRYGNAIVHYLRGMYFLHWKFPRLRRQVERLGDAALPSHMFMVVTSFRIPTMTTFKVYQSVFQEVQRLKVPCTVIASIVEKGDETFIKDIMRNEVKDRDDIKLVIVRARGTGKRDGLAHAFRALSRQMPLSDAVVGVVDGDTMMLPGCVERAVKLFAVLPDVGGLTTNEFCEVEGSRWMRQWHSMRFVQRHINMCSMALSHRVLTLTGRLSFFRAEVMIDPEFIRDVEADFLEHWRLGRFQFLTGDDKSSWLSLMRAGWNTFYVPDSHTLTVEHPPSDSFWIATRQLMFRWYGNSLRQNFRATALLGRARLGLFTLYVLFDQRVSMWTCLMGLTASVVAGLVFGIQYLLVYLFWVLISRSLVTVLFVFAGHPVSPMYPFVLYYNQIVGSLMKVYAMFHMDQQSWTRQKTTLATGSVDFDASLNRWSSKAMLCSSIAIFFGVITVLLELSQR; translated from the coding sequence ATGGATCGACAGCAACCGCCCTTCGTGGCACCCGGCTACCTGCGCGCAAGCGCCAGCTTCTTCGGCTGGGCGTGCCTCGCCGGGCTGATCGCGCTGGCGTCGGAAATGGTCGCGCCGCAGTACCTGGACCCAGACCACCACCTGTTCATCTTCATCATCGGCACGCTGGGCATGTGGCGCTATGGCAACGCCATCGTCCATTACCTGCGTGGCATGTACTTCCTGCACTGGAAGTTCCCGCGCCTGCGCCGGCAGGTCGAGCGCCTGGGCGATGCAGCGCTGCCCTCGCACATGTTCATGGTGGTGACCAGCTTCCGCATCCCCACCATGACCACCTTCAAGGTCTACCAATCGGTGTTCCAGGAAGTGCAACGGCTGAAGGTGCCGTGCACGGTGATCGCCTCGATCGTCGAGAAAGGCGACGAGACCTTCATCAAGGACATCATGCGCAACGAGGTCAAGGACCGCGACGACATCAAGCTGGTGATCGTTCGCGCCCGCGGCACCGGCAAGCGTGACGGCCTGGCCCATGCCTTCCGCGCGCTGTCGCGGCAGATGCCGCTGAGTGATGCGGTGGTCGGCGTGGTCGATGGCGACACCATGATGCTGCCCGGCTGCGTCGAGCGTGCGGTCAAGCTGTTCGCCGTGCTGCCGGACGTGGGCGGCCTGACCACCAACGAATTCTGCGAAGTCGAAGGCAGCCGCTGGATGCGCCAGTGGCACTCGATGCGTTTCGTCCAGCGCCACATCAACATGTGCTCGATGGCCCTGTCGCACCGGGTGCTGACCCTGACCGGGCGGTTGTCGTTCTTCCGCGCCGAAGTGATGATCGACCCCGAGTTCATCCGCGACGTCGAAGCCGACTTCCTCGAACACTGGCGCCTGGGCCGCTTCCAGTTCCTCACCGGCGACGACAAGTCGAGCTGGCTGAGCCTGATGCGCGCAGGCTGGAACACCTTCTACGTGCCCGACAGCCACACCCTGACCGTCGAGCACCCGCCCAGCGACAGCTTCTGGATCGCCACCCGCCAGCTGATGTTCCGCTGGTACGGCAACTCGCTGCGGCAGAACTTCCGCGCCACTGCGCTGCTTGGCCGCGCCCGCCTGGGTCTGTTCACGCTGTACGTGCTGTTCGACCAGCGTGTCTCGATGTGGACCTGCCTGATGGGCCTGACCGCCTCGGTGGTGGCCGGCCTGGTGTTCGGTATCCAGTACCTGCTGGTGTACCTGTTCTGGGTGCTGATCTCGCGCAGCCTGGTGACCGTGCTGTTCGTCTTTGCCGGCCACCCGGTCAGCCCGATGTACCCCTTCGTTCTTTATTACAACCAGATAGTCGGTTCGCTGATGAAGGTCTACGCGATGTTCCACATGGACCAGCAAAGCTGGACGCGGCAGAAGACCACCCTGGCCACTGGCAGCGTCGACTTCGACGCCAGCCTCAACCGCTGGTCCTCGAAGGCGATGCTGTGCTCCTCGATCGCCATCTTCTTCGGGGTCATCACCGTTCTCCTAGAGCTCTCGCAACGTTAA
- a CDS encoding PilZ domain-containing protein: MSTTNIPAAPGKTAANIVHEAVDERQYVRTRMNARVRLASAGQPPFEVALQDISLGGLGLNHDAPLKVGTLYDASIRLRLNQVDLNIDSKIRIVSQRGSEVGAQFVELDAQKRDILRYLISAYMSGEIADINGLFNVMQRENYIKERKHKYASARTPGARLKAMAGTLLYTAAGVAALAFVGYKGYLLFFRIPALQAQVAANAQVISMPDNGYVKYLLPAGATDVQAGQPLASISTQLATSFTSPADMKAVADLSPGDLQTLLGRATIETVINSPCDCQVYYPSQRLDGYGYKEAPLMHLLPKDQGLFVRANVPFDKLADVDRVKSVDMQVFGLDQHYSGKVVDARVDEVNRNLALTIQPDSPLPADAYQKAVAVDLFLGLPFGAAR, from the coding sequence ATGAGTACCACGAACATTCCCGCGGCCCCGGGCAAGACAGCGGCCAACATCGTCCACGAGGCGGTCGACGAGCGCCAGTACGTGCGCACCCGGATGAACGCGCGAGTGCGCCTGGCCAGTGCCGGCCAGCCCCCATTCGAAGTGGCCCTGCAGGACATTTCCCTGGGTGGCCTGGGCCTGAATCATGACGCGCCGCTGAAAGTCGGCACCCTGTACGACGCCTCGATCCGCCTGCGCCTGAACCAGGTCGACCTGAACATCGACAGCAAGATCCGTATCGTCTCCCAGCGCGGCAGCGAAGTAGGCGCGCAGTTCGTCGAGCTCGATGCACAGAAGCGCGACATCCTGCGCTACCTGATCAGCGCCTACATGTCGGGCGAAATCGCCGACATCAATGGCCTGTTCAATGTGATGCAGCGCGAGAACTACATCAAGGAACGCAAGCACAAGTACGCCAGTGCACGCACCCCGGGCGCGCGCCTCAAGGCCATGGCCGGTACCTTGCTGTACACCGCCGCCGGCGTCGCCGCGCTGGCCTTCGTCGGCTACAAGGGCTACCTGCTGTTCTTCCGCATCCCGGCGCTGCAGGCCCAGGTGGCGGCCAACGCCCAGGTCATCAGCATGCCCGACAACGGCTATGTGAAGTACCTGCTGCCCGCCGGCGCCACCGACGTGCAGGCCGGCCAGCCGCTGGCCAGCATCTCCACGCAGCTGGCCACCAGCTTCACCAGCCCGGCCGACATGAAGGCCGTCGCCGACCTGTCGCCGGGCGACCTGCAAACCCTGCTCGGCCGGGCCACCATCGAGACGGTGATCAACAGCCCGTGCGACTGCCAGGTCTACTACCCGAGCCAGCGCCTCGACGGCTACGGCTACAAGGAAGCCCCGCTGATGCACCTGCTGCCCAAGGACCAGGGCCTGTTCGTGCGCGCCAATGTGCCATTCGACAAGCTCGCCGATGTCGACCGGGTGAAGTCGGTGGACATGCAGGTGTTCGGCCTCGACCAGCATTACAGCGGCAAGGTGGTGGACGCGCGCGTCGACGAGGTCAACCGCAACCTGGCGCTGACCATCCAGCCTGACAGTCCGCTGCCGGCCGATGCCTACCAGAAAGCGGTGGCGGTCGACCTGTTCCTGGGCCTGCCGTTCGGCGCAGCGCGCTAA
- a CDS encoding tetratricopeptide repeat protein, with the protein MTVNMPPRLLLAGLALACASTASAGQSLEQIRYALYKDPSAEVTSDLRELAGRGDLASTLLLGDVLAGREDASRAEVVALYQKAFADGHGMVPALASLARLIDRTPSLREAQRPWMAQALTRYPANLDPRNTSTTLEVFLTYPELVDTAQAAQLLALYQQACLLNCRPELYHAVLAERQGDRASAERWYRQAVRVDVRALDRYYAFLGEQQDRLFPPFADQLEPEREQLPVEIIHRVAALLDSITSVQRAEQEADRYENQASAPGAEKLPPTAEQLAREKAQSDALNLATARVQRWRDVAVARGFVPAMVSKANYMISNPTEHNAEETQALIDQVREREPTRAKALQAQFYMVNNWLTLDPDKARALIDELRASGYPGAGLLLAEYYSKGVEDQPDQEKALALFQAEADKGNTAAWYRMATLHAYGRALCHDPVKAYTYARVALDLGERGARSLIKRLEKTLPKDDIERALAARNGLYKEATL; encoded by the coding sequence ATGACCGTGAACATGCCCCCCCGCCTGCTGCTGGCCGGCCTGGCCCTGGCCTGCGCCAGCACGGCCAGCGCCGGGCAGAGCCTGGAACAGATCCGCTACGCGCTGTACAAGGACCCGTCGGCCGAGGTCACCAGCGACCTGCGCGAGCTGGCTGGCCGTGGCGACCTGGCCAGTACCTTGCTGCTTGGCGATGTGCTGGCCGGGCGCGAAGACGCCAGCCGCGCGGAAGTGGTGGCGCTCTATCAGAAGGCCTTTGCCGACGGCCATGGCATGGTCCCGGCACTGGCTTCGCTGGCCCGCCTGATCGACCGCACCCCGAGCCTGCGCGAGGCGCAACGGCCCTGGATGGCGCAGGCACTGACGCGCTACCCGGCCAACCTCGACCCGCGCAACACCAGCACCACGCTGGAAGTGTTCCTGACCTACCCGGAGCTGGTCGACACCGCCCAGGCCGCCCAGCTGCTGGCCCTGTACCAGCAAGCCTGCCTGCTCAACTGCCGCCCCGAGCTGTACCACGCCGTGCTCGCCGAGCGCCAGGGTGACCGCGCCAGCGCCGAGCGCTGGTATCGCCAGGCGGTGCGCGTGGACGTGCGAGCCCTGGACCGCTACTACGCCTTCCTTGGCGAGCAGCAGGACCGCCTGTTCCCGCCCTTCGCCGACCAGCTCGAGCCCGAGCGCGAACAGTTGCCGGTAGAGATCATCCACCGCGTCGCCGCGCTGCTCGATAGCATCACCAGCGTGCAGCGTGCCGAACAGGAAGCAGACCGCTACGAGAACCAGGCCAGCGCGCCCGGCGCCGAGAAGCTGCCGCCAACCGCCGAGCAACTGGCCCGCGAAAAAGCCCAGAGTGACGCCCTGAACCTGGCCACCGCCCGCGTCCAGCGCTGGCGCGATGTGGCCGTGGCACGGGGCTTTGTACCGGCCATGGTGTCCAAGGCCAACTACATGATCTCCAACCCGACCGAGCACAACGCCGAGGAAACCCAGGCGCTGATCGACCAGGTGCGCGAACGCGAACCGACCCGGGCCAAGGCGTTGCAGGCGCAGTTCTACATGGTCAACAACTGGCTGACCCTGGACCCGGACAAAGCCCGCGCGCTGATCGACGAACTGCGTGCCAGCGGCTACCCCGGTGCCGGCCTGCTGCTGGCCGAGTACTACAGCAAGGGCGTCGAGGACCAACCCGACCAGGAAAAGGCCCTGGCACTGTTCCAGGCCGAAGCCGACAAGGGCAACACCGCCGCCTGGTACCGCATGGCCACCCTGCACGCCTACGGCCGTGCCCTGTGCCACGACCCGGTCAAGGCCTACACCTACGCCCGTGTCGCCCTCGACCTGGGTGAACGCGGCGCGCGCAGCCTGATCAAGCGCCTGGAAAAGACCCTGCCAAAGGATGACATCGAGCGCGCCCTGGCCGCTCGCAACGGGCTGTACAAGGAGGCCACCCTGTGA
- a CDS encoding alginate export family protein, giving the protein MKAHHPLFGALLALAPLPAAFAAEEITGPEADSNEPVRVAALDGSEPVITSEVFNKLTVQTGYGPEDSQVGSDRETFYSLRYEPSFAWYSPEKRWAKWMVYGRLWLNYDSSQSSNLANEASNSNEREQPEGWYAELRELYVKRNLIGDDPRFSASFGRQRFYDDYGIWWDDSLESLRFNYQDTFSEAFFAVGQKFHNYNTDVNRLADSEERTTYLMGQYAYRWSQNNQVGVRLMHENDHSGHDADDRYDFKGMRYGLFFKGDNLAYPVLSDYHLELAALDGKMDNTDGNGVTTTGHSSKGWAVLGEVGKRFDSLPWTPRLALRGGLTDKPSDENDGFRLNTIQSDRITRSGSYSTRLTSSFVALDLRNLSYYGFAVETRPTPRSALDLRVTQLDLRDADGTLPIRMNGDQRAERNRAINQGSNGNGRNVGQMVDLNYYWKMFPVAIDGKHLDVNALVSASYLNAGSALATGDDYQLSVGVVISY; this is encoded by the coding sequence GTGAAAGCGCACCACCCCCTGTTCGGCGCCCTGCTGGCCCTGGCACCCTTGCCGGCGGCCTTCGCCGCAGAAGAAATCACCGGCCCCGAAGCCGACAGCAACGAACCGGTGCGCGTCGCCGCCCTGGATGGCAGCGAGCCGGTGATCACTTCGGAAGTGTTCAACAAGCTCACCGTGCAGACCGGCTACGGCCCCGAGGACTCCCAGGTCGGCAGCGACCGCGAGACGTTCTACAGCCTGCGCTACGAGCCGTCGTTCGCCTGGTACTCGCCAGAAAAGCGCTGGGCCAAATGGATGGTCTACGGCCGCCTGTGGCTGAACTACGACTCCAGCCAGTCGAGCAACCTGGCCAACGAAGCCAGCAACAGCAATGAACGCGAGCAGCCCGAAGGCTGGTACGCCGAACTGCGCGAGCTGTACGTCAAGCGCAACCTGATCGGCGACGACCCGCGCTTCTCGGCCTCGTTCGGCCGCCAGCGCTTCTATGACGACTACGGCATCTGGTGGGACGACAGCCTCGAATCGCTGCGCTTCAACTACCAGGACACCTTCTCCGAGGCGTTCTTCGCCGTCGGCCAGAAGTTCCACAACTACAACACCGACGTCAACCGCCTGGCCGACAGCGAGGAGCGCACCACCTACCTGATGGGCCAGTACGCCTACCGCTGGAGCCAGAACAACCAGGTCGGTGTGCGCCTGATGCACGAGAACGACCACAGCGGCCACGACGCCGACGACCGCTACGACTTCAAGGGCATGCGCTACGGGCTGTTCTTCAAGGGCGACAACCTCGCCTACCCGGTGCTCAGCGACTACCACCTGGAACTGGCAGCGCTGGACGGCAAGATGGACAACACCGACGGCAACGGCGTCACCACCACCGGCCACAGCAGCAAGGGCTGGGCGGTGCTGGGCGAAGTCGGCAAGCGCTTCGACAGCCTGCCATGGACACCACGCCTGGCGCTGCGTGGTGGCCTGACCGACAAGCCCAGCGATGAGAACGATGGCTTCCGCCTGAACACCATCCAGTCCGACCGCATCACCCGCAGCGGCTCCTACAGCACCCGCCTGACCAGTTCGTTCGTCGCCCTCGACCTGCGCAACCTGAGCTACTACGGCTTCGCCGTGGAAACCCGCCCCACCCCGCGCAGTGCGCTGGACCTGCGGGTGACCCAGCTCGACCTGCGCGATGCCGACGGCACCTTGCCGATCCGCATGAATGGCGACCAGCGTGCCGAGCGTAACCGCGCCATCAACCAGGGCAGCAACGGCAACGGGCGCAACGTCGGGCAGATGGTCGACCTCAACTACTACTGGAAGATGTTTCCGGTGGCTATCGATGGCAAGCACCTGGACGTCAACGCGCTGGTCAGCGCCAGTTACCTCAATGCCGGCAGTGCATTGGCAACCGGCGACGACTACCAGCTGAGCGTCGGCGTGGTGATCAGTTACTAA
- a CDS encoding MBOAT family O-acyltransferase, protein MIFASNVFLFLYLPLFLAVYFLTKAQWRSTVIVAASYIFYAWWRPDFLLLFVGITYWNYWFGLRIKARLDAGNKAMALRLLWIGVAGNLATLGYFKYANFGAEVLAMLLAPLGINTWTLENIFLPLGISFYVFHALSYIVDIYRKDATPTRNFIDFAAFVALFPHLVAGPILRYSQLAPQLRERTHSLELFSLGVCRFMLGFIMKVLIADRLAPINLLFVSEGTLQFSDAWFGLVISTLQLYFDFAGYSHMALGLALMMGFRFPENFNQPYVAQSITEFWARWHMTLAHFLRDYVYLPLVRKRVAGAMPALIWTMLLSGLWHGASFAFICWGLFFGVGMVLERKFNLATKVGGPYKPGRNLRTGLLIVLSMPLFFTMDLRHSIDIYKALFGFNGFGSLELYVLGASKMAMAFALVALAWLVLAGINNLCFYAGNKEGYFMRHVGALHSVLLWGGFLLALSSLAANSFSPFLYFQF, encoded by the coding sequence ATGATTTTCGCCTCCAATGTGTTCCTGTTCCTTTACCTGCCGCTGTTCCTGGCCGTGTATTTCCTGACCAAGGCGCAGTGGCGCTCCACGGTGATCGTGGCCGCCAGCTACATCTTCTATGCCTGGTGGCGACCGGACTTCCTGCTGTTGTTCGTCGGCATCACCTACTGGAATTACTGGTTCGGCCTGCGCATCAAGGCACGCCTGGACGCCGGCAACAAAGCCATGGCCTTGCGCCTGCTGTGGATCGGCGTGGCCGGCAACCTGGCGACCCTGGGCTACTTCAAGTACGCCAACTTCGGCGCCGAAGTGCTAGCCATGCTGCTGGCACCGCTGGGCATCAACACCTGGACACTGGAGAACATCTTCCTGCCGCTGGGCATTTCGTTCTACGTGTTCCATGCCCTGAGCTACATCGTCGACATCTACCGCAAGGACGCCACGCCAACGCGCAACTTCATCGACTTCGCCGCCTTCGTCGCGCTGTTCCCGCACCTGGTGGCCGGGCCGATCCTGCGCTACAGCCAGCTGGCGCCGCAGCTGCGTGAACGCACCCACTCGCTGGAGCTGTTCTCGCTGGGCGTGTGCCGCTTCATGCTCGGTTTCATCATGAAGGTGCTGATCGCCGACCGCCTGGCGCCGATCAACCTGCTGTTCGTCAGCGAAGGCACGCTGCAATTCAGCGATGCCTGGTTCGGCCTGGTGATCTCGACCCTGCAGCTGTACTTCGACTTCGCCGGCTACAGCCACATGGCCCTGGGCCTGGCGCTGATGATGGGCTTCCGCTTCCCGGAGAACTTCAACCAGCCTTATGTGGCGCAGAGCATCACTGAGTTCTGGGCACGCTGGCACATGACCTTGGCGCATTTCCTGCGCGACTACGTGTACTTGCCGCTTGTGCGCAAGCGCGTGGCCGGCGCGATGCCGGCGCTGATCTGGACCATGCTGCTGTCAGGCCTGTGGCACGGCGCGAGCTTCGCCTTCATCTGCTGGGGCCTGTTCTTTGGGGTCGGCATGGTGCTCGAACGCAAGTTCAACCTGGCGACCAAGGTCGGTGGGCCCTACAAGCCGGGCCGCAATCTGCGCACCGGCCTGTTGATCGTGTTGAGCATGCCTTTGTTCTTCACCATGGACCTGCGCCACAGCATCGACATCTACAAGGCGCTGTTCGGCTTCAACGGCTTCGGCTCGCTGGAGCTGTACGTGCTCGGCGCCTCGAAGATGGCCATGGCCTTTGCCTTGGTAGCGCTGGCCTGGCTGGTACTGGCCGGGATCAACAACCTGTGCTTCTACGCCGGCAACAAGGAAGGCTATTTCATGCGCCATGTCGGCGCGCTGCACAGCGTGCTGCTGTGGGGGGGCTTCTTGCTGGCGCTGAGCAGCCTGGCGGCCAACTCGTTCTCACCCTTCCTGTATTTCCAGTTCTAG
- a CDS encoding alginate O-acetyltransferase: MYPVMNSASKANGILFVVVLAAMFVYSLPPVFSFARTSTDTWNLFVDGKLLRKFEQAYDKRFFLREPSVQLWADAQFHLFGEGTKGVVLGKDGWLYTNQEYRVPNDLEANLASQLEQIAKVRTQLAEHGKQLVILPLPMKLDVYAAHAQHAFDPRVASLYDQFVGELQSRQLDVVPLREAFLANLEGPQLFLKSDTHWSPEGARLSAYELARQRPQLLGDQVYVSRKAGEKSVKGDLMNYIQFDHARLAPQFGPNPIALYETLKATQGADDLFAEEDQSLLLVGTSYSKIDDWNFVGFLKEALNRDLLSIAVEARGPFEAMNQFLASDQLANTQIDTVVWEFPLRTLLAHRPGSLSRSAAPQHF; encoded by the coding sequence ATGTACCCGGTGATGAATTCGGCCAGCAAGGCCAATGGCATTCTGTTCGTGGTGGTACTGGCGGCGATGTTCGTCTATTCGCTGCCACCGGTGTTCAGCTTTGCCCGTACCTCGACCGACACCTGGAACCTGTTTGTCGACGGCAAGCTGCTGCGCAAGTTCGAGCAGGCCTACGACAAGCGTTTCTTCCTGCGCGAGCCGTCGGTGCAGCTGTGGGCCGATGCCCAGTTCCACCTGTTTGGCGAAGGCACCAAGGGCGTGGTGCTGGGCAAGGATGGCTGGCTCTACACCAACCAGGAATACCGCGTGCCCAACGACCTCGAAGCCAACCTGGCAAGCCAGCTGGAGCAAATCGCGAAGGTCCGTACGCAGCTGGCCGAGCATGGCAAGCAGCTGGTGATCCTGCCGTTGCCGATGAAGCTGGATGTGTACGCGGCGCATGCCCAGCACGCCTTCGACCCACGGGTGGCCAGCCTCTACGACCAATTCGTCGGCGAGCTGCAAAGCCGCCAGCTGGACGTAGTACCGCTGCGCGAGGCATTCCTCGCCAACCTCGAAGGCCCGCAACTGTTCCTCAAGTCCGACACCCACTGGAGCCCGGAAGGCGCACGGCTGTCGGCCTACGAACTGGCACGCCAGCGCCCGCAATTGCTGGGTGACCAGGTGTACGTGTCGCGCAAGGCTGGCGAGAAGAGCGTCAAGGGCGACCTGATGAACTACATCCAGTTCGACCATGCGCGCCTGGCGCCGCAGTTCGGCCCCAACCCGATCGCCCTGTACGAAACCCTCAAGGCCACGCAAGGCGCCGACGACCTGTTCGCCGAGGAAGACCAGAGCCTGCTGCTGGTCGGTACCAGCTACAGCAAGATCGACGACTGGAACTTCGTCGGCTTCCTCAAGGAGGCGCTCAACCGCGACCTGCTGAGCATCGCCGTGGAAGCCCGCGGCCCGTTCGAAGCCATGAACCAGTTCCTCGCCAGCGACCAGCTGGCCAACACGCAGATCGATACCGTGGTCTGGGAATTCCCCCTGCGCACCCTGCTCGCCCATCGCCCCGGCTCGCTCAGCCGCAGCGCTGCGCCCCAGCATTTCTGA
- a CDS encoding alginate O-acetyltransferase AlgF, whose translation MKLTSLFTAIALATASHAALAAEGNADLYDAVAPADSAFVRVLNLSDSNIDVSLSGKVNPQRVAAGQLSGYRFTAAGPHKIAVGGKSIEPQLKANAASTVVYDGKQLKLISDKYVNEPKKAQIAFYNLTPNQAALKTSDGKHEVVEALGNGETGTRMVNEIKIDFAAYQQDTKVASFDEQFLKKGRSYSYVLLPGNRSMTLANSIDPTE comes from the coding sequence ATGAAACTTACTTCGCTGTTCACCGCCATCGCCCTGGCCACTGCCAGCCATGCCGCCCTGGCCGCCGAAGGCAACGCCGACCTGTACGACGCCGTAGCCCCGGCCGACTCGGCGTTCGTGCGGGTGCTGAACCTGTCCGACAGCAACATCGACGTCAGCCTCAGCGGCAAGGTCAACCCGCAGCGGGTCGCCGCCGGCCAGCTCAGCGGCTACCGCTTCACCGCCGCCGGCCCGCACAAGATCGCCGTCGGCGGCAAGTCGATCGAACCGCAGCTCAAGGCCAATGCCGCCAGCACCGTGGTCTACGACGGCAAGCAACTGAAGCTGATCAGCGACAAGTACGTCAACGAGCCGAAGAAGGCGCAGATCGCCTTCTACAACCTGACCCCCAACCAGGCCGCGCTGAAGACCTCCGATGGCAAGCACGAGGTGGTCGAAGCGCTTGGCAACGGCGAGACCGGCACGCGCATGGTCAACGAAATCAAGATCGACTTCGCTGCCTACCAGCAGGACACCAAGGTCGCCAGCTTCGACGAGCAGTTCCTCAAGAAGGGCCGCTCGTACAGCTACGTACTGCTGCCGGGCAACCGCAGCATGACCCTGGCCAACAGCATCGACCCGACCGAGTGA
- a CDS encoding alginate O-acetyltransferase AlgX-related protein produces the protein MKTLVPFGLSAALALFSLPGLAAQQAQASKPGCENLQCMVCPAMSDPQRYAEGRMKLMREIVPGKDRWLFRSVVDLTNDFGIPAPMRPEFARLMQAFERQGIHVAMAIQPTRGLMHRDKLFADQLHGFDYARASNSLATYLGQLRQGGAVVTPMMQLVQQPPKGEYFFRRDHHWTPTGAEATAKLMAEEIRRQPFYAGLTKKEYRTEPGVMVPKDGTMNLAMSSLCGNNYGFQYVRGYQTIPVASGGDALFDEAPDPEVILVGDSNAAAREDESKQFNFDGYLKQYLNVDILNYALPGVGEDGSLLEYLLSSDYKPKAPPKLIVWELPANYRLDSPLMYRQLVPAVQGGCAANKEVLGAKLQRPALKVGERIELLSNAGSGRQALSKGFLDIRLSDKNVKDFYIIVYYDNGARDKVWFRREAAVTGGQYYLELSKAPEFAGANLLSVFMEPTKAGTAATNVETRLCL, from the coding sequence ATGAAGACCCTTGTACCTTTTGGCCTGAGCGCTGCCCTGGCCTTGTTCAGCCTGCCGGGCCTGGCCGCGCAGCAGGCCCAGGCGAGCAAGCCAGGTTGCGAGAACCTGCAGTGCATGGTTTGCCCGGCAATGAGCGACCCGCAACGCTATGCCGAAGGGCGCATGAAGCTGATGCGCGAAATCGTGCCTGGCAAGGACCGCTGGCTGTTCCGCTCGGTCGTCGACCTGACCAACGACTTCGGCATCCCCGCCCCGATGCGCCCGGAGTTCGCCCGCCTGATGCAGGCCTTCGAACGCCAGGGCATTCATGTGGCCATGGCCATCCAGCCGACCCGCGGCCTGATGCACCGCGACAAGCTGTTCGCCGACCAGTTGCACGGTTTCGACTACGCCCGCGCCAGCAACAGCCTGGCCACCTACCTCGGCCAGCTGCGCCAGGGCGGCGCGGTGGTGACGCCGATGATGCAGCTGGTACAGCAGCCGCCCAAGGGCGAGTACTTCTTCCGCCGCGATCACCACTGGACGCCTACCGGTGCCGAGGCCACGGCAAAACTGATGGCTGAAGAAATCCGCCGCCAGCCGTTCTATGCCGGCCTTACCAAGAAGGAGTACCGCACCGAGCCAGGCGTAATGGTGCCCAAGGACGGCACGATGAACCTGGCGATGAGTTCGCTGTGCGGCAACAACTATGGTTTCCAGTATGTCCGTGGTTACCAGACCATCCCGGTGGCCAGCGGTGGCGACGCGCTGTTCGACGAAGCGCCGGACCCGGAAGTGATCCTGGTCGGCGACAGTAACGCCGCAGCCCGCGAAGACGAGAGCAAGCAGTTCAACTTCGATGGCTACCTGAAGCAGTACCTGAACGTCGACATTCTCAACTACGCCCTGCCCGGGGTCGGTGAAGATGGCTCGCTGCTGGAGTACCTGCTGTCCAGCGACTACAAGCCCAAGGCGCCGCCCAAGCTGATCGTCTGGGAACTGCCGGCCAACTACCGGCTCGACTCGCCGTTGATGTATCGCCAGCTGGTGCCGGCGGTTCAGGGCGGCTGTGCGGCAAACAAGGAGGTGCTCGGGGCGAAACTGCAGCGCCCGGCCTTGAAGGTGGGTGAGCGCATCGAACTGCTGAGCAATGCCGGCAGTGGTCGCCAGGCGCTGTCGAAGGGGTTTCTCGACATTCGCCTGAGCGACAAGAACGTCAAGGACTTCTACATCATCGTCTATTACGACAACGGTGCGCGGGACAAGGTGTGGTTCCGCCGTGAGGCGGCGGTGACCGGCGGGCAATACTACCTGGAGCTGAGCAAGGCACCGGAGTTTGCCGGGGCCAACCTGTTGTCGGTGTTCATGGAGCCGACCAAGGCCGGCACCGCGGCGACCAATGTGGAGACGCGCCTGTGCCTTTGA